In one window of Nocardia brasiliensis DNA:
- a CDS encoding FAD-dependent oxidoreductase, producing MRNSIAIVGAGLGGLTLARVLQAHGVDATIYESEASAKSRGQGGLLDIHEETGQVAVRAAGLYDEFRALVRPGEDAKRVVDHRGTVLLDKPADPGSARPEVDRGELRQLFLDSLTPGTIRWGHKLDAVRRHATGGYELAFANGCAAHADIVIGADGAWSRVRPLLTRAEPRYSGICFIEVALGSDTEPHRASVATIGSGTLMAVAPGKGIIVHRYADGSVRGYVALNKPEEWVRSIDFVDPSAGLRRVADEFDGWSPLLTAFVTESDARPWLRPIYALPVGLDWDRVPGVTLVGDAAHLMSPFAGEGANLAMFDGADLASKLVTEQRVEVALHAYEKRLFLRGRDAADRSARNLETFFGPEAPRSVVDLFDRH from the coding sequence ATGCGGAATTCCATCGCCATTGTCGGAGCCGGGTTGGGCGGGCTGACGCTCGCCCGGGTGCTGCAGGCGCACGGTGTCGACGCGACGATCTATGAGAGTGAGGCGTCGGCGAAGAGTCGTGGGCAAGGCGGCCTGCTCGATATTCATGAGGAGACCGGCCAGGTCGCGGTGCGGGCGGCCGGTCTGTACGACGAGTTCCGCGCTCTGGTCCGTCCAGGCGAGGACGCCAAGCGCGTGGTCGACCACCGCGGCACGGTGCTGCTCGACAAGCCCGCCGACCCCGGCTCGGCCCGTCCCGAGGTGGATCGTGGCGAGCTCAGGCAACTGTTCCTCGACTCGCTGACGCCAGGGACGATCAGGTGGGGGCACAAGCTCGACGCGGTTCGGCGCCATGCAACGGGAGGATACGAGCTCGCCTTCGCCAACGGTTGCGCCGCGCACGCCGACATCGTCATCGGTGCGGACGGCGCCTGGTCGAGGGTCCGTCCGCTGCTCACCCGAGCCGAGCCGCGCTACAGCGGTATCTGTTTCATCGAGGTCGCCCTCGGGTCAGACACCGAGCCCCACCGGGCGAGTGTGGCCACGATCGGCAGCGGCACGCTGATGGCGGTCGCACCGGGTAAAGGCATCATCGTGCATCGCTACGCCGACGGAAGCGTGCGCGGCTATGTGGCACTGAACAAGCCCGAGGAGTGGGTGCGGTCGATCGACTTCGTGGATCCGTCCGCCGGGCTCCGCCGGGTTGCCGACGAGTTCGACGGCTGGTCGCCACTACTCACCGCATTCGTGACCGAGAGCGACGCGCGACCGTGGCTGCGACCCATCTATGCCCTGCCCGTCGGCCTCGACTGGGATCGGGTGCCGGGCGTGACGCTCGTGGGTGACGCCGCGCATCTGATGTCACCGTTCGCCGGGGAGGGCGCCAACCTCGCCATGTTCGATGGCGCGGACCTGGCCAGCAAGCTGGTTACGGAACAACGCGTAGAGGTCGCGTTGCATGCCTATGAGAAGCGGCTGTTCCTGCGCGGCCGCGACGCCGCCGACCGCTCGGCGCGAAATCTGGAGACCTTCTTCGGTCCGGAAGCACCGCGCAGTGTGGTCGACCTGTTCGATCGCCACTGA
- the rsmG gene encoding 16S rRNA (guanine(527)-N(7))-methyltransferase RsmG has product MFHVERDLGGTTALPAELEPPATAAVVFGERLDLARQYCAALATAGVERGLIGPREVPRLWDRHILNCAVIGELIAEGASVVDIGSGAGLPGIPLAIARPDLRITLVEPLLRRTIFLSEFIEAAGLDVSVVRGRAEQSGVMKEAGGADVVTSRAVAPLAKLTQWSLPLLRDHGHMLALKGVSAAEELERDAAALERIGAGNTQVLACGAGLVSTPTLVISAERFPRAERRSEHAAARKQARAAKRADGGRGRTRKGK; this is encoded by the coding sequence ATGTTTCACGTGGAACGAGATCTCGGTGGAACCACCGCGTTGCCTGCCGAGCTGGAACCGCCCGCGACCGCCGCGGTGGTGTTCGGTGAGCGACTCGATCTCGCCCGTCAGTACTGCGCGGCGCTCGCCACCGCGGGCGTCGAGCGTGGCCTGATCGGTCCGCGTGAGGTGCCCCGGCTCTGGGATCGGCACATCCTCAACTGCGCGGTGATCGGCGAGCTGATCGCCGAGGGGGCGTCGGTGGTGGACATCGGCAGCGGTGCCGGGCTGCCCGGCATCCCGCTCGCGATCGCGCGCCCGGACCTGCGCATCACCCTGGTCGAACCGCTGCTGCGCCGCACCATCTTCCTGAGCGAATTCATCGAAGCCGCCGGCCTCGACGTCAGCGTCGTCCGCGGCCGCGCCGAACAATCCGGCGTCATGAAGGAGGCGGGCGGCGCCGATGTCGTCACCTCCCGCGCCGTCGCCCCCCTCGCCAAACTCACCCAGTGGTCGCTCCCCCTGCTCCGCGACCACGGCCACATGCTCGCCCTCAAGGGGGTCAGTGCCGCCGAGGAACTCGAACGCGACGCCGCCGCGCTGGAACGGATCGGAGCAGGCAACACTCAGGTCCTCGCCTGCGGTGCCGGGCTCGTCTCCACCCCCACCCTCGTCATCAGCGCCGAGCGTTTCCCCCGCGCCGAGCGTCGCAGCGAACACGCCGCCGCGCGCAAGCAGGCGCGTGCGGCGAAGCGGGCGGACGGCGGGCGCGGACGGACCCGCAAGGGGAAATAA
- a CDS encoding protein jag produces MVNAGTDADDVVNDAEEALIEEGEIAGDYLEQLLDVLDFDGDIDLDVEGDRAIVSIDGGRDLSKLVGRNGEVLDALQELTRLAVQQATGVRSRLMLDVAGWRAKRREDLSALGTAAAQRVLESGAPEALAPMTPFERKIVHDAVAAIDGVESESEGVEPNRHVVVVPS; encoded by the coding sequence ATGGTGAACGCCGGAACGGACGCCGACGATGTCGTGAACGACGCGGAGGAAGCCCTCATCGAAGAGGGCGAGATCGCGGGCGACTACCTCGAGCAGTTGCTCGACGTGCTCGATTTCGACGGCGATATCGATCTCGACGTCGAGGGCGACCGCGCCATCGTCAGCATCGACGGTGGACGTGATCTGTCGAAGCTGGTCGGTCGCAACGGTGAGGTGCTCGACGCGCTCCAGGAACTGACCAGGCTAGCCGTGCAGCAGGCGACCGGCGTGCGCAGCAGGCTCATGCTGGACGTGGCCGGCTGGCGGGCCAAGCGCCGGGAGGACCTGAGCGCCCTCGGCACCGCCGCCGCGCAGCGTGTGCTGGAATCCGGTGCCCCGGAGGCGCTCGCGCCGATGACCCCGTTCGAGCGCAAGATCGTGCACGACGCGGTGGCGGCGATCGATGGCGTCGAGAGCGAGAGCGAAGGCGTCGAGCCGAACCGGCACGTGGTCGTCGTTCCGTCCTGA